In the genome of Deinococcus deserti VCD115, one region contains:
- a CDS encoding globin produces the protein MSAPMSLSAGGSLYERIGPQALKALVDRFYSLVAADPDLAPIFPSDLGHTADKQLAFLTGFLGGPPLYHQRYGHPRLRARHLPFPITPELAQAWLRCMKAALQQTPEISPDDARELYAALSRVAIHMVNTPAAGSA, from the coding sequence ATGTCGGCCCCAATGTCTCTGAGCGCAGGTGGCAGCCTGTACGAACGGATCGGTCCCCAGGCCCTGAAAGCACTGGTGGACCGCTTTTATTCGCTTGTTGCGGCCGATCCGGACCTGGCACCGATTTTTCCATCTGACCTCGGCCATACGGCCGACAAACAACTGGCTTTTCTGACCGGCTTCCTCGGCGGGCCCCCGCTGTATCACCAGCGCTACGGCCATCCCCGTCTGCGGGCCCGGCATCTGCCCTTCCCTATTACCCCGGAGCTTGCTCAGGCGTGGCTCAGATGCATGAAAGCAGCGCTCCAGCAGACGCCTGAAATCTCACCGGACGACGCCCGAGAACTGTATGCGGCGCTGAGCCGGGTAGCCATTCATATGGTGAACACACCAGCCGCCGGATCAGCCTGA
- a CDS encoding 2'-5' RNA ligase family protein has protein sequence MSQPGPPQFLPADLETRKPLHSIVAWPPEPLDTWMRRRQEQLGVRGFGLPHLNLRAPFQTELRSAELVAAVREALRGEPEFEVRIKGWKQLPNVIFLEFELDPTLRRLHERLLAVGPSSRAPHDGELYRPHLTLALGVLPWAEPVLWEAVQRLKPPVDRFTVHALSLTREERGEVQELHTFPLEAAPDEVPVLVSRDAEPS, from the coding sequence ATGAGCCAGCCTGGCCCGCCGCAGTTTCTGCCGGCCGACCTGGAGACCCGCAAGCCACTGCACAGCATCGTGGCGTGGCCTCCAGAGCCGCTGGACACCTGGATGCGTCGCCGTCAGGAACAGCTGGGAGTACGTGGCTTCGGCCTGCCGCATCTGAACCTGCGGGCACCCTTTCAGACTGAGCTGCGCAGCGCCGAACTGGTGGCTGCGGTCAGAGAAGCGTTGCGCGGCGAGCCCGAGTTTGAGGTACGCATCAAAGGCTGGAAACAGCTTCCAAATGTCATATTTCTGGAGTTCGAACTTGATCCGACGCTGCGGAGGCTGCATGAGCGCCTGCTTGCCGTCGGTCCCTCAAGCCGCGCCCCCCACGACGGGGAACTGTACCGGCCGCACCTGACCCTGGCGCTGGGTGTATTGCCCTGGGCCGAGCCTGTGCTGTGGGAGGCTGTTCAGCGTCTGAAGCCACCGGTGGACCGCTTCACGGTGCACGCACTGAGCCTGACCCGGGAGGAACGTGGCGAGGTGCAGGAACTGCATACCTTCCCGCTGGAAGCTGCCCCGGACGAGGTTCCAGTGCTGGTCAGCCGCGACGCCGAACCCAGCTGA
- a CDS encoding helix-turn-helix transcriptional regulator codes for MAASSASPVSPERTKTRLLDLVKRYGPQTAQDLATRLDVSVPAARRHLGDLLDQGLLEAKVEKPGGRGRPQHVFALTERGEAAFPNTYSGLCVDVLHHLRDLYGQGAVIKVLDARSQALAERLRTELAGTATLGQRVESLAVHLTELGFDAVAHREMVGPGGEEVWYITQRHCPNLSVARQYQELCISELTLYRNLFGVPVSRETRIACGQGCCRYRIGAAVS; via the coding sequence GTGGCTGCTTCCTCTGCCTCGCCCGTGTCCCCGGAGCGGACCAAGACGCGCTTGCTGGATCTGGTCAAGCGTTATGGTCCGCAAACCGCGCAGGACCTGGCGACCCGGCTGGATGTCAGCGTCCCGGCAGCCCGGCGTCATCTGGGTGACCTGCTGGATCAGGGGCTCCTGGAAGCGAAGGTCGAGAAACCCGGTGGGCGGGGCCGCCCGCAGCATGTGTTTGCGCTCACAGAGCGGGGAGAGGCGGCTTTTCCCAATACCTACTCGGGGCTCTGTGTCGATGTGCTGCACCACCTGCGCGACCTGTACGGCCAGGGCGCGGTGATCAAGGTGCTGGACGCCCGCAGTCAGGCACTCGCCGAGCGGCTGCGTACGGAACTGGCAGGAACGGCCACCCTGGGCCAGCGGGTCGAGAGCCTCGCGGTGCACCTCACAGAACTGGGCTTTGACGCTGTGGCCCACCGGGAAATGGTGGGTCCGGGCGGGGAAGAGGTCTGGTATATCACCCAGCGGCATTGCCCGAACCTGTCTGTGGCGCGGCAGTATCAGGAGTTGTGCATCTCAGAACTTACCCTCTACCGGAACCTGTTTGGTGTTCCCGTGAGTCGTGAGACCCGTATTGCCTGTGGTCAGGGGTGTTGCCGGTACCGTATCGGCGCGGCTGTTTCATGA
- a CDS encoding bifunctional 3-deoxy-7-phosphoheptulonate synthase/chorismate mutase: MTSQRSIDDLRAEIDQINRELLTLMSKRGEVVALIGHAKTQEGRPNHYDPAREEQQLRELEALNPGPFPASTIKTIFKEIFKASLALEESNDKKQLLVSRKVKREDTVLDIDGVRIGGNEPPIIIAGPCSIESEEQMEQTAAFLQGKGVKILRGGAYKPRTSPYGFQGMGVDGLILGSSVAREHGQLFITEVMDTRDVEVVAEYADILQIGARNMHNFALLREVGRARRPVLLKRGLSATIEEWLYAAEYILSEGNNEVILCERGIRTYEKWTRNTLDLSAVALAKQETHLPVIVDVTHAAGRRDLLIPLAKAALAVGADGIHIEVHPSPATALSDNEQQLDFAGYEQFHAALSSMMRVATPA; the protein is encoded by the coding sequence ATGACATCACAACGTTCTATTGACGATCTGCGCGCTGAGATCGATCAGATTAATCGTGAGCTCCTGACCCTGATGTCCAAGCGGGGCGAGGTGGTGGCCCTGATCGGTCACGCCAAGACCCAGGAGGGCCGCCCGAACCATTACGATCCGGCCCGGGAAGAGCAGCAGCTGCGCGAGCTCGAAGCCCTGAACCCTGGACCGTTCCCGGCCTCGACCATCAAGACCATCTTCAAGGAAATCTTCAAGGCCAGCCTGGCCCTGGAGGAAAGCAACGACAAGAAGCAGTTGCTGGTCTCGCGCAAGGTCAAGCGGGAAGATACCGTGCTGGATATCGATGGTGTCCGTATCGGAGGCAACGAGCCGCCCATCATCATTGCCGGGCCCTGCAGCATCGAGAGCGAGGAGCAGATGGAGCAGACGGCCGCCTTCCTGCAAGGCAAGGGCGTGAAAATCCTGCGCGGCGGTGCCTACAAGCCCCGCACCAGCCCTTACGGCTTTCAGGGCATGGGCGTCGATGGTCTGATTTTAGGCAGCAGCGTGGCCCGTGAGCATGGCCAGCTGTTTATCACCGAGGTCATGGATACCCGTGACGTAGAGGTCGTGGCCGAGTACGCCGACATCCTGCAGATCGGCGCGCGCAACATGCACAACTTCGCCCTGCTGCGCGAGGTCGGCCGCGCCCGCCGCCCGGTGCTGCTCAAGCGCGGGCTGTCGGCCACCATCGAGGAATGGCTGTACGCTGCCGAGTACATCCTGTCCGAGGGCAACAACGAGGTCATCCTGTGCGAGCGCGGTATCCGTACCTACGAGAAGTGGACCCGCAACACCCTGGATCTCAGCGCGGTCGCGCTGGCCAAGCAGGAAACTCACCTGCCGGTCATTGTGGACGTGACCCACGCTGCTGGACGCCGTGACCTGCTGATCCCACTTGCCAAGGCCGCGCTGGCTGTAGGTGCCGACGGTATCCACATCGAGGTACACCCCAGCCCGGCCACCGCGCTGTCGGACAACGAGCAGCAGCTGGACTTCGCCGGCTACGAGCAGTTCCATGCGGCGCTGAGCAGCATGATGCGCGTGGCAACGCCAGCCTGA